The Pantoea vagans genome includes a window with the following:
- a CDS encoding AraC family transcriptional regulator — MKVVPEIFPDKCDQAQFQQFAELPGIELYQAHISRYAFEPHTHEAFGIGTIESGAQRFRYRGTHYTAPQHSLVMMNPDELHTGESACEEGWRYRMIYIDPQEMDRLTGDRDWWFSEALRTDVRLAQPFSQRLSQMWQATSALERESLLLELLELLRPLAHQGKARPDEGAHRFDVVKMYLRENLAEPVRLEELAALAALSPWHFLRSFKQHFHVTPHQMLMAFRLFEAKQRLAQGESAASVAATVGLTDQAHLTRAFAHRYGITPGRFQKQVFPSR, encoded by the coding sequence GTGAAGGTGGTTCCCGAAATTTTTCCTGATAAGTGCGACCAGGCACAATTTCAGCAATTTGCTGAATTGCCTGGCATTGAACTGTATCAGGCTCACATCTCCCGCTATGCCTTTGAGCCGCACACCCATGAAGCCTTTGGCATTGGCACCATTGAGTCCGGCGCACAACGCTTCCGCTATCGCGGAACGCATTACACGGCACCGCAACACTCGCTGGTGATGATGAATCCGGATGAGTTACACACGGGGGAATCGGCCTGCGAAGAAGGATGGCGTTATCGCATGATTTACATCGATCCGCAGGAGATGGATCGGCTGACCGGCGATCGTGACTGGTGGTTCAGTGAAGCATTGCGCACGGATGTGCGTCTGGCGCAGCCCTTTTCCCAGCGGCTGTCGCAGATGTGGCAGGCGACCAGCGCGCTAGAGCGTGAAAGCCTGTTACTGGAACTGCTGGAACTACTGCGACCGCTGGCGCATCAAGGCAAAGCCAGACCTGATGAAGGCGCGCATCGTTTCGATGTGGTGAAAATGTATCTGCGAGAAAACCTGGCGGAGCCGGTACGCCTGGAGGAGCTTGCTGCGCTGGCTGCCTTGTCGCCCTGGCACTTCCTGCGCAGTTTTAAACAACACTTCCATGTCACGCCCCATCAAATGCTGATGGCTTTTCGTTTGTTCGAGGCTAAACAGCGACTGGCTCAAGGCGAAAGCGCTGCCTCCGTGGCAGCGACGGTAGGATTGACCGACCAGGCGCATCTCACGCGAGCCTTCGCCCATCGCTACGGCATCACGCCTGGGCGTTTTCAAAAGCAAGTCTTCCCCTCACGCTAA
- a CDS encoding DMT family transporter: protein MLAGIVFALAAGLMWGLIFVGPLLIPDYPGTLQSAGRYVAFGLVVLPLAWLDRRRLRLLARKDWLEALKLSLIGNLLYYAFLASAIQRTGAPISTMIIGTLPVVITVTANLCYGHLEGRLSWRKLLPALLIIAAGLACVNAAELQMQGPNFDWSRYLTGLLLAVLAVACWTWYPLRNGIWLRAHPQHKPGSWATAQGLVTLPLALVFYLLVCGQLYWQQPDFALPFGPQPTRYLLLMLAIGLICSWLGTLCWNAASQRVPTVIMGPLIVFETLAGLLWTFLWRQSWPPLLTGIGIGCLIVGVIYAMRIKPQPVVKPI from the coding sequence ATGTTGGCTGGGATTGTATTTGCTTTAGCGGCTGGACTGATGTGGGGGCTGATTTTCGTTGGCCCTCTGCTGATACCGGACTATCCAGGAACCTTACAGTCAGCCGGGCGCTATGTGGCGTTTGGCCTGGTGGTGCTGCCGCTGGCGTGGCTGGACCGTCGTCGTTTGCGCCTGCTGGCGCGCAAAGACTGGCTGGAAGCGCTCAAACTGTCGCTAATCGGCAATTTGCTCTATTACGCATTTCTCGCCAGTGCGATTCAGCGCACCGGTGCACCTATATCGACCATGATCATCGGCACGCTGCCGGTGGTGATCACCGTGACGGCCAATCTCTGTTATGGCCATCTTGAGGGACGACTTTCCTGGCGTAAGCTCTTACCGGCCTTATTGATTATCGCTGCGGGTTTAGCGTGCGTGAATGCTGCAGAACTGCAGATGCAGGGGCCGAACTTTGATTGGTCACGTTATCTCACCGGTCTGCTGTTGGCCGTATTAGCGGTGGCGTGCTGGACCTGGTATCCGTTGCGTAATGGTATCTGGCTGCGCGCTCACCCGCAGCATAAGCCCGGTAGCTGGGCGACTGCGCAGGGACTGGTCACCTTACCCTTGGCGTTGGTGTTCTATTTATTGGTTTGTGGTCAGCTTTACTGGCAGCAACCGGACTTCGCGCTGCCGTTTGGGCCACAGCCAACGCGCTATCTGTTGCTGATGCTAGCGATTGGCCTGATTTGCTCCTGGCTCGGCACGCTTTGCTGGAATGCGGCGAGCCAGCGTGTGCCCACCGTGATCATGGGGCCGCTTATCGTATTCGAAACCTTAGCCGGATTACTGTGGACCTTCCTGTGGCGACAAAGCTGGCCGCCGTTGTTGACCGGTATTGGCATTGGCTGCCTGATTGTCGGCGTGATTTACGCGATGCGCATTAAACCGCAGCCGGTGGTCAAACCGATCTGA
- the ssb1 gene encoding single-stranded DNA-binding protein SSB1: MASRGVNKVILVGNLGQDPEVRYMPNGGAVANITLATSESWRDKTTGENKEITEWHRVVLFGKLAEVAGEYLRKGSQVYIEGQLRTRKWQDQSGQEKYTTEVVVNVGGTMQMLGGRQQGANAGGAPMGGQGGGNNNGWGQPQQPQQQPQGGNQFSGGAQQRPQQQSAPANNEPPMDFDDDIPF; encoded by the coding sequence ATGGCCAGTCGTGGCGTAAACAAAGTGATTCTAGTCGGGAATCTGGGTCAGGATCCGGAAGTGCGCTACATGCCAAATGGTGGCGCGGTAGCCAACATTACGCTGGCCACGTCGGAAAGCTGGCGCGACAAGACCACCGGTGAAAACAAAGAGATTACCGAGTGGCACCGTGTTGTGCTGTTCGGCAAGCTTGCCGAAGTCGCAGGCGAGTACCTGCGTAAAGGTTCTCAGGTTTACATTGAAGGCCAGTTGCGTACCCGTAAATGGCAGGATCAGAGCGGCCAGGAAAAGTACACCACTGAAGTGGTCGTCAACGTTGGCGGCACCATGCAGATGCTGGGTGGACGTCAGCAGGGCGCGAACGCCGGTGGCGCACCAATGGGTGGCCAGGGCGGCGGCAACAACAACGGTTGGGGCCAGCCACAGCAACCTCAGCAGCAGCCTCAGGGCGGCAACCAGTTCAGCGGCGGTGCACAGCAGCGTCCGCAGCAGCAGAGTGCACCGGCGAACAATGAGCCGCCAATGGATTTTGACGACGACATTCCTTTCTGA
- a CDS encoding isochorismatase family protein gives MANRVVVVVDMQNGVLETPRFDREGRSVRINQLTAAADQVIFIQHVGPGMEVDTEGWQIIPDLQQPDNARYVNKTACDSFWQTDFAAVLDQHDIKSFVICGCATDYCVDTTIKVGASLGYRITVAADAHTTADRTYVTAQQQINQHNEVWADLILPGNPVLVRDTDDLLREWRPH, from the coding sequence ATGGCAAATCGAGTGGTTGTGGTGGTGGATATGCAAAACGGCGTGCTGGAAACGCCGCGTTTCGATCGTGAAGGGCGCAGTGTCCGCATCAATCAATTAACGGCTGCAGCCGACCAGGTCATTTTTATCCAACACGTTGGGCCAGGCATGGAAGTGGACACCGAGGGCTGGCAGATTATTCCGGATTTACAGCAGCCCGACAATGCGCGCTATGTGAACAAAACCGCCTGTGACAGTTTCTGGCAAACCGACTTTGCCGCTGTGCTTGACCAGCATGACATTAAGAGCTTCGTGATTTGCGGCTGCGCCACCGATTATTGTGTCGATACCACCATTAAAGTGGGCGCGAGCCTGGGCTATCGCATCACCGTTGCCGCCGATGCCCACACCACCGCTGACCGCACTTACGTGACCGCGCAACAGCAAATCAATCAGCACAATGAAGTCTGGGCCGATCTCATCCTGCCTGGCAACCCGGTGCTGGTGCGTGATACCGATGATCTGCTGCGCGAGTGGCGACCACACTAG